Proteins from a single region of Terriglobales bacterium:
- the murJ gene encoding murein biosynthesis integral membrane protein MurJ: MGSPSDPGIAPARPPGRNLLRYFRPSHEHSAFSATLLLMSAVMLSRIIGYLREAYIAYAFGAGPQTDAYVAAFTLPDWLNYLVAGGTASITFISIYTRFLAEKREDEAQKTFSIIITVMTTVLIIGIGLTELFAFNIERHLFPHFTYEQLRLCVHLTRILLPAQVFFYVGGVVSAVLLSRRLFLFPALGPLLYNVFIILGGALLSRRLGISSLAYGALAGSFVGPFLVNAIGARRVGTGYRPMFDLTNPAFMEWVKLSIPLMLGVSLVTADDWILRFFASGSAGDITRLNYAKRLFAVPMAVLGQATGQASLPFFARLIGERRMDEFRDTVNASVYRISAVSFLFSAWMIAAALPFVDLVYRRGRFTFSDSRETALYFAWFAVSLAFWSAQALYARAFYAAGNTLTPMLAGTAITFASLPIYSVLFHRFSIVGLAMASDLGILANTLALAIWLHRERLVSMSHLPWRELGKAVFTAIFAGVLSYGVAQAVKVTGSRLSDVEALAMVSVTWAAAVAMGLWATGSELPASLRRRGQRTSYPHVAEKHAEDMRIEP, translated from the coding sequence ATGGGTTCTCCCTCTGATCCTGGAATTGCGCCAGCGCGACCTCCCGGTCGTAACCTGTTGCGCTATTTCAGGCCTTCCCACGAGCACAGCGCCTTTTCAGCCACGCTACTGCTGATGTCAGCCGTGATGCTCTCGCGCATCATCGGCTACCTTCGCGAAGCCTACATAGCCTATGCATTCGGCGCTGGGCCGCAGACGGATGCTTATGTCGCAGCATTTACCCTGCCGGATTGGCTCAATTACCTAGTGGCTGGCGGGACCGCCTCCATAACGTTTATTTCCATCTACACGCGATTCCTGGCGGAGAAGCGGGAGGACGAAGCGCAGAAGACCTTCTCCATCATCATCACGGTTATGACGACCGTGCTGATAATCGGCATTGGCCTGACAGAGCTATTTGCCTTCAATATTGAGCGCCACCTTTTCCCGCACTTTACCTACGAACAGTTGCGGCTCTGCGTGCACCTCACCCGCATTTTGTTGCCGGCACAAGTGTTCTTCTATGTTGGCGGAGTGGTTTCGGCGGTGCTGCTTTCACGCCGGTTGTTCCTCTTTCCGGCGCTCGGGCCACTGCTCTACAACGTGTTCATTATTTTGGGCGGAGCCCTTTTGTCGAGAAGATTAGGAATTTCTTCTCTCGCCTACGGAGCATTGGCGGGAAGCTTCGTCGGTCCCTTCCTGGTGAACGCCATCGGTGCGCGTCGCGTGGGCACAGGCTACCGGCCGATGTTTGATCTTACAAATCCTGCATTTATGGAATGGGTAAAGCTTTCTATCCCGCTGATGCTGGGCGTGTCGCTGGTAACGGCTGACGATTGGATCCTGCGCTTCTTCGCCTCCGGCAGTGCCGGCGACATCACTCGCTTGAACTATGCCAAACGTCTGTTTGCAGTGCCCATGGCGGTGCTCGGCCAAGCCACAGGGCAAGCCTCGTTGCCATTTTTTGCCAGGCTGATCGGGGAGCGTCGTATGGACGAATTCCGCGACACGGTAAACGCCTCCGTGTACCGGATCTCCGCGGTCTCGTTTCTCTTTAGCGCTTGGATGATTGCCGCCGCCCTACCCTTTGTAGACCTGGTGTACCGGCGCGGGCGATTTACTTTTTCTGACTCGCGCGAAACTGCTCTGTACTTTGCATGGTTCGCGGTTTCACTCGCCTTCTGGTCGGCACAGGCCTTATATGCCCGCGCTTTCTATGCGGCAGGAAACACCCTCACCCCAATGCTCGCCGGGACCGCCATCACTTTCGCGTCACTGCCGATTTATTCGGTGTTGTTTCACCGATTCTCCATAGTCGGATTGGCTATGGCTTCAGACCTGGGCATCTTGGCCAATACTCTGGCGCTGGCCATCTGGCTGCATCGGGAGAGGTTGGTCAGCATGTCTCATCTTCCCTGGCGAGAGTTGGGGAAAGCTGTATTCACTGCCATTTTCGCCGGCGTGCTGAGCTACGGAGTTGCTCAAGCTGTGAAGGTGACAGGAAGCCGGCTGTCTGACGTTGAAGCTTTGGCAATGGTTTCGGTGACCTGGGCGGCGGCGGTTGCGATGGGGCTGTGGGCGACAGGCTCCGAATTGCCGGCCAGCCTGAGACGACGCGGTCAACGCACCTCGTATCCGCACGTCGCCGAAAAACACGCAGAGGACATGAGAATAGAGCCTTAA
- the hemG gene encoding protoporphyrinogen oxidase gives MRRIAIVGGGISGLSAAFLLEKRRRQGAAIEYLLFESSSRLGGTVQTENVDGCLVEAGPDSFLSEKPWAAELCRELGLGDQLIGSNDAQRKTYILVNQRLVSIPEGLMFMVPTRLLPILWSPLFSFSAKRRIVQEWFHPPRPAVADESAATFVERHYGQEMVERLADPLLAGVYGGEAANLSLRAVLPRFAEAENKFGSLGRAMLASRKKGRAAGAATSGAGAPSLFTSLKNGMQQIVDALVANLPAETLQTNTPVRELRQVEGVWQLISDSQAPQRFHSVIVATPAPVAGRLLESTDARLAAELKQIAYSSSVTVTLGYAKNALQLPPGFGLLVPRTEGKRMLACTFVHNKFHHRAPDDRALLRVFLGGSRDEGILAQSEQEILAIVRRELLEIIGIKSEPLFARVYKWKAAMAQYAVGHLERLQRIEKLRQGLPGLYLVGNGYRGIGVPDCIRSGKEAADQVIGAVTTVATASPSHLVQQ, from the coding sequence ATGCGACGCATAGCCATCGTCGGCGGCGGAATATCCGGCCTCAGCGCCGCGTTTTTATTGGAAAAAAGACGGCGACAGGGTGCCGCGATCGAATACCTGCTGTTCGAGTCTTCCTCGCGGCTAGGTGGAACGGTGCAAACCGAAAACGTGGACGGCTGCCTGGTCGAGGCCGGCCCGGATTCGTTTCTCAGCGAAAAGCCTTGGGCCGCAGAACTGTGCCGTGAGCTCGGCCTGGGCGACCAGCTAATCGGATCGAATGACGCTCAGCGCAAAACCTATATTCTTGTAAATCAGCGGCTGGTCTCGATTCCTGAGGGCCTGATGTTCATGGTGCCTACCAGGCTTCTTCCGATTCTTTGGTCACCGCTATTTTCGTTTTCTGCAAAGCGGCGCATTGTGCAGGAGTGGTTTCATCCTCCCAGGCCAGCCGTAGCTGATGAGAGTGCGGCTACTTTCGTGGAGCGCCATTATGGCCAGGAGATGGTCGAGCGGCTTGCTGATCCGCTGCTTGCGGGGGTGTACGGTGGTGAAGCCGCCAATCTGAGCCTCCGCGCAGTCCTGCCCCGGTTTGCGGAGGCAGAAAACAAATTTGGTAGCCTCGGGCGCGCTATGTTGGCATCGCGCAAAAAGGGACGCGCTGCAGGTGCCGCGACAAGTGGCGCAGGCGCTCCATCTTTATTTACATCTCTAAAAAATGGGATGCAGCAGATCGTGGATGCACTTGTTGCGAATCTGCCGGCAGAGACGTTGCAAACGAATACTCCGGTTCGAGAGCTGCGCCAAGTTGAGGGTGTATGGCAGCTAATCTCGGACAGCCAGGCTCCGCAACGCTTCCACAGCGTGATCGTCGCGACGCCAGCGCCAGTTGCCGGTCGGCTGCTCGAATCGACCGACGCTCGTTTGGCTGCGGAGCTGAAACAAATCGCATACAGTTCTTCGGTTACGGTCACGTTAGGGTATGCGAAGAATGCGCTCCAGTTGCCACCCGGCTTCGGTTTGCTTGTGCCACGCACCGAGGGTAAACGGATGCTGGCCTGTACTTTTGTTCATAATAAATTCCACCATCGGGCGCCTGACGACCGCGCTCTCTTACGTGTTTTCCTGGGTGGCTCGCGAGACGAGGGCATCCTTGCGCAGAGTGAGCAGGAAATCCTGGCCATTGTTCGCCGTGAGCTACTGGAAATCATCGGGATAAAATCGGAGCCGCTTTTCGCACGAGTCTACAAGTGGAAGGCCGCCATGGCGCAATACGCAGTTGGGCATCTGGAGCGGCTGCAGCGCATCGAAAAACTGCGCCAGGGATTGCCGGGGCTGTACCTGGTCGGTAACGGTTATCGTGGCATCGGCGTGCCCGACTGTATTCGTTCTGGAAAGGAAGCCGCTGATCAGGTGATCGGCGCAGTCACCACGGTAGCCACCGCCAGCCCGAGTCACCTGGTCCAGCAATAG
- a CDS encoding RNB domain-containing ribonuclease: MISDSNILRNIERQPRQTAGYKQLVRELGARGNDRRELSDRLRNLVSRGELVQADGDRYAIPKASRGKNQVTGRLTMHRDGYGFVIPDSSELREKISGDIYIAPNAMDAAMHGDRVLVEVGAIRADGRAEGRIVRSLERAHPTIVGTFHYGPRYNYVHPMDEKVTQDIIIPPGQEIPEAKSSTTESQPSGVARPPRVDSRSTPHRVLGEEAQKRPTTWDDLEGVVVDVEITAWPTPTQNPRGRVVEVIGREDDFGVDVEIIIRKHHLPHRFPQAVLDQAQAIEPIIPASELHSRRDYRALSIVTIDGETARDFDDAVLAYTLPNGNFELQVHIADVANYVTPETELDREARLRGTSVYFPDRAIPMLPVELSTDICSLKPQVDRLVMSCVMEIDHQGEIVHYEIRPGVIRSVERMTYTAVNSVLEGDPVLRKRYDPLVGTFELMRDLAMILNRKRERRGSIDFDLPEPMIEFDEFGLMRSIARSERNIAHRLIEEFMLAANESVAQYLESKHVPSLYRIHEKPDPKRVYEFETIAASFGYSLGVGPLPVQRMQFRSDRRSTHGTGRHPRDLEIPKEVHITPRMYQKLTKKIAGKPEERILSFLMLRSLKQARYSENNEGHFALAAPSYTHFTSPIRRYPDLIVHRILKEVLREAAEAHEGDVPVGKGTPARSEGAATPWSKRQEAATSSAHTRSKKAHPAEKKHIEPIPEPVLHEIAEESSDAERRADEAEWELMEWKKVRFMEDRVGEEFDGLIVSVTKYGLFVELTDLFIEGLVPIDSLNDDRYIYHENTKQIIGQRTRKIYGLGQRVRVLVDRIDPVQKKIQFSLVEQRPVRPQKHVQKQSHKQKKRRRRS, from the coding sequence ATGATTTCTGACAGCAACATCCTTCGCAACATCGAACGCCAACCACGGCAGACGGCGGGCTACAAGCAATTAGTTCGCGAGTTGGGCGCGCGCGGCAACGATCGGCGGGAACTTTCTGACCGTCTCCGCAATCTCGTTTCACGCGGCGAACTGGTTCAGGCTGATGGCGATCGCTACGCAATTCCCAAGGCGTCTCGTGGGAAGAACCAGGTTACCGGCCGTCTTACCATGCACCGCGATGGCTACGGTTTCGTAATCCCGGACAGCTCCGAGCTGCGCGAAAAGATCAGCGGCGATATCTACATCGCTCCCAACGCTATGGACGCGGCGATGCACGGCGATCGCGTTCTGGTTGAAGTGGGTGCCATTCGCGCCGATGGCCGAGCCGAAGGCCGCATCGTCCGCTCTTTGGAACGCGCTCATCCCACTATCGTCGGCACCTTTCATTACGGCCCGCGTTACAACTATGTTCACCCGATGGATGAAAAGGTCACCCAGGACATCATCATTCCACCTGGACAAGAGATTCCGGAGGCTAAATCTTCGACCACTGAATCTCAGCCCTCTGGGGTAGCGCGTCCACCGCGCGTAGATTCCCGCAGCACACCGCATCGTGTACTGGGTGAAGAGGCCCAGAAGAGGCCGACGACCTGGGATGATCTCGAGGGGGTTGTGGTTGACGTGGAGATTACTGCCTGGCCCACGCCCACTCAGAATCCTCGAGGCAGAGTCGTAGAAGTGATTGGCCGTGAAGATGATTTTGGCGTTGACGTCGAGATCATCATCCGCAAGCACCACTTGCCACACCGCTTTCCTCAAGCCGTGCTGGACCAAGCTCAGGCCATCGAGCCGATTATTCCTGCCAGTGAATTGCATTCGCGGCGCGACTACCGTGCACTTTCGATCGTCACCATTGACGGGGAGACGGCGCGCGATTTCGATGATGCGGTCCTGGCGTACACCTTGCCCAACGGGAATTTCGAACTCCAGGTACACATCGCCGACGTCGCCAACTATGTCACACCCGAGACGGAATTGGATCGCGAGGCGCGACTGCGCGGCACATCCGTCTACTTCCCTGATCGTGCCATTCCCATGCTGCCGGTCGAGCTCTCCACTGATATTTGCAGCCTCAAGCCACAAGTGGACCGGCTCGTGATGTCTTGCGTGATGGAAATTGATCACCAGGGCGAAATCGTGCACTACGAGATCAGGCCGGGAGTAATCCGTTCCGTCGAACGCATGACTTACACGGCTGTGAACTCCGTTCTGGAAGGAGATCCCGTGCTGCGCAAGCGCTACGACCCGCTTGTGGGGACCTTCGAGCTGATGCGTGATCTCGCCATGATCCTGAACCGCAAGCGCGAGCGGCGCGGCTCCATTGATTTCGACCTGCCGGAACCCATGATCGAATTCGACGAGTTCGGCCTGATGCGCAGCATCGCGCGATCAGAGCGAAACATCGCTCACCGTTTGATAGAAGAATTCATGCTGGCGGCCAATGAGTCTGTTGCCCAGTACCTGGAGAGCAAGCACGTTCCCTCGCTGTACCGCATCCACGAGAAACCTGACCCCAAGCGGGTTTATGAGTTCGAAACCATTGCCGCCAGTTTTGGCTATTCGTTAGGAGTTGGACCTTTACCCGTGCAGCGAATGCAATTCCGCAGTGATCGTCGTTCCACTCACGGCACAGGGCGGCATCCACGCGACCTGGAAATTCCCAAAGAGGTGCATATCACGCCGCGTATGTATCAGAAGCTGACGAAGAAGATTGCCGGCAAGCCTGAGGAGCGGATTCTTTCCTTCCTGATGCTGCGCTCTCTCAAACAGGCACGCTATTCGGAGAACAACGAAGGTCACTTCGCTCTCGCTGCCCCTAGCTATACGCATTTCACTTCTCCGATTCGGCGCTATCCCGACCTGATTGTTCACCGCATATTAAAGGAGGTGCTGCGCGAGGCGGCGGAGGCGCATGAGGGCGATGTGCCGGTTGGAAAAGGCACTCCAGCGCGCAGCGAGGGAGCTGCAACGCCCTGGTCGAAGCGGCAGGAAGCTGCTACCTCATCTGCCCACACGCGTTCGAAGAAGGCCCACCCTGCAGAGAAAAAACACATCGAGCCCATTCCCGAACCAGTTCTGCACGAGATTGCCGAGGAGTCCAGTGACGCCGAGCGCCGCGCTGACGAAGCTGAATGGGAACTGATGGAATGGAAAAAGGTCAGGTTCATGGAGGACCGGGTCGGCGAAGAATTTGACGGTCTCATCGTCAGTGTGACCAAGTACGGCCTGTTCGTGGAACTTACCGACCTGTTCATTGAAGGACTGGTACCTATCGACTCACTTAACGACGACCGCTACATCTATCACGAGAACACCAAGCAGATCATCGGTCAGCGCACCCGTAAAATCTACGGCCTGGGCCAGCGTGTGCGCGTTTTGGTGGACCGCATCGACCCGGTGCAGAAAAAGATACAGTTTTCCTTGGTCGAGCAGCGGCCCGTGCGCCCGCAAAAGCACGTTCAGAAGCAATCCCACAAGCAAAAGAAACGGCGGCGCCGTTCCTAA
- a CDS encoding polymer-forming cytoskeletal protein yields the protein MWKPTTQPTTGSSPKPFSSEPERPVTTSTMSHSSASETSSAPAPRPTVGTTAEQATIGKSLVIKGEVTGSESLYIDGRVEGSINLAGNRVTIGRNGVVAANINAREIVVLGKVRGNLTASDRVDIRNDGSLTGDVVAARISIEDGAFFKGGIDIRKPGQKVNGDGKDADGPVVTAARAGAAN from the coding sequence ATGTGGAAGCCCACAACTCAGCCCACGACTGGCAGTAGCCCGAAGCCGTTCAGCTCGGAACCGGAGCGTCCGGTCACAACCTCCACGATGTCTCATTCGTCAGCTTCAGAAACCAGCAGTGCACCCGCTCCACGTCCGACCGTAGGCACCACGGCAGAACAGGCAACCATCGGTAAATCGCTCGTGATTAAGGGCGAGGTCACCGGATCGGAATCGCTCTACATTGATGGCCGGGTGGAAGGCTCCATTAACCTTGCCGGAAATCGCGTCACCATCGGCCGGAACGGCGTAGTGGCTGCGAACATCAACGCCCGAGAGATCGTGGTGTTGGGCAAAGTGCGCGGCAACCTCACCGCCAGCGATCGCGTTGACATTCGCAACGACGGATCACTGACCGGCGATGTGGTGGCTGCTCGCATCAGCATTGAAGATGGCGCTTTCTTCAAGGGCGGAATTGACATTCGCAAGCCCGGGCAGAAGGTGAATGGCGACGGCAAAGACGCCGATGGCCCGGTTGTCACTGCTGCACGAGCCGGCGCTGCCAACTAA
- a CDS encoding aspartate aminotransferase family protein, with amino-acid sequence MGSAPSEGSRQSAVFRRSFSKTFPAAIRGEGALLWDAEGKQYLDFSGSAAVNFIGHGVREISDAMVEQARALEFAHTSQFTTPIAEEYARELLEFAGENFRAGAVYFTSGGSEAIESALKLARQYQVEIGQKERFEVLSRRQSYHGSTLGALAVSGNARRREIYLPMVREFEHVGTPYCYRCQYECKSCARAYADEVEHALATNAHAAAFIVEPVSGATLGAAVPPDGYLQRVAETCFRRGVLLIADEVMTGMGRTGRNFAVQHWGVAPDILVTAKGLSSGYAPLGAVIASRKVVDAIANGSGSFTHGFTYNAHPVALAVGRAVLRRIQSSRLVDAASSSSRKSIGSTVKTALQELSSCRAVGDVRGIGLLWGVEFVADRSSKQPFAAEVNFAGRVGQAAANRGLLVYPMQGCVDGYSGDHLLIAPPAVITEEQIAWAGGELKAAIDEVTAEVV; translated from the coding sequence TTGGGCTCAGCGCCTTCTGAAGGGTCGCGCCAGTCGGCGGTATTTCGCCGTTCTTTTAGCAAGACTTTTCCGGCAGCAATTCGTGGCGAAGGCGCGCTCCTGTGGGACGCAGAAGGCAAGCAGTATCTGGATTTCTCCGGCTCGGCCGCAGTGAACTTCATCGGACATGGCGTGCGCGAAATTTCCGATGCCATGGTGGAACAGGCACGGGCGTTGGAATTCGCGCACACCAGCCAGTTCACCACGCCCATCGCCGAGGAATATGCGCGCGAACTGCTGGAGTTCGCCGGCGAAAATTTCCGCGCAGGCGCAGTTTACTTCACGAGCGGCGGATCGGAAGCAATTGAGAGCGCACTCAAACTCGCCCGGCAGTATCAAGTAGAAATTGGTCAGAAAGAACGGTTTGAGGTGCTCAGCCGTCGGCAAAGCTACCATGGATCAACTCTAGGAGCACTGGCCGTCTCTGGGAACGCGCGTCGGCGCGAGATTTACTTACCCATGGTCCGCGAGTTCGAGCATGTTGGCACTCCTTATTGCTACCGTTGCCAATATGAATGCAAGAGCTGCGCGCGCGCCTATGCCGATGAGGTGGAACACGCGCTCGCGACCAACGCCCACGCAGCGGCCTTCATCGTCGAACCGGTGAGCGGGGCTACCTTGGGCGCTGCTGTCCCGCCGGACGGATATTTGCAGCGTGTTGCCGAAACCTGCTTCCGCCGTGGCGTTCTGCTGATCGCTGACGAGGTCATGACCGGCATGGGGCGTACTGGCCGAAACTTTGCCGTGCAGCATTGGGGCGTCGCGCCGGACATTCTAGTCACCGCCAAGGGGCTCTCCAGCGGCTATGCGCCCCTGGGCGCGGTGATTGCCAGCCGCAAAGTAGTGGACGCTATTGCAAATGGTTCGGGCAGCTTCACCCATGGTTTCACCTACAATGCGCACCCCGTCGCGTTGGCGGTAGGTCGCGCGGTTTTGAGACGGATTCAAAGCTCGCGGCTGGTTGATGCCGCGTCTTCATCCAGCCGAAAGAGCATCGGCTCGACTGTAAAAACTGCACTCCAGGAGCTTAGCTCCTGTCGCGCGGTTGGTGATGTTCGTGGCATTGGCCTGCTCTGGGGTGTGGAATTTGTTGCCGATCGCAGCAGTAAGCAGCCGTTTGCCGCGGAAGTGAACTTCGCCGGCCGCGTGGGTCAAGCCGCCGCCAATCGCGGCCTGCTGGTTTATCCCATGCAGGGCTGTGTAGATGGATACTCGGGCGACCACCTGCTCATCGCGCCACCGGCGGTGATCACAGAAGAGCAGATCGCCTGGGCAGGAGGGGAGTTGAAAGCCGCGATTGATGAAGTGACGGCCGAGGTCGTTTAG
- a CDS encoding metal-sulfur cluster assembly factor, producing MPTQADILERLRFCYDPEIPLNIVDLGLIYKVEVNEGDVEVEMTLTAQGCPSHNEISRDIKTTLLNTPGVNTVKINVVWDPPWDPSRISPEGREKLGIEA from the coding sequence ATGCCCACACAAGCAGACATCCTGGAGCGGCTGCGGTTCTGTTATGACCCGGAGATTCCGCTCAACATCGTGGACCTCGGTCTTATATATAAGGTTGAAGTCAACGAGGGCGATGTCGAAGTCGAAATGACGCTGACCGCGCAGGGCTGCCCTTCGCACAATGAGATCAGCCGCGACATCAAAACCACTTTGCTCAACACTCCGGGAGTGAACACCGTAAAAATCAATGTTGTCTGGGATCCGCCTTGGGACCCCAGCCGCATCAGCCCCGAAGGCCGTGAAAAACTGGGCATTGAGGCGTAA